The following are encoded in a window of Armatimonadota bacterium genomic DNA:
- a CDS encoding 6-phospho-beta-glucosidase — translation MTLTVIGGGGMRTPLLIGGLIERHARLPVERVVLHDVDPEALELVAAVSGAMLSRARHPFEVRTTTSLEEALEAPSWVITSIRVGGLAGRVVDEQVPLAWGVVGQETTGPGGWAMALRTIPVLADLAVRIQGLRQFAWIINFTNPAGLITQALTAEGHRVIGICDGPPALGDRIAAALGARAADMRLDYLGLNHLGWVRGVQISGAECLPEILASNDLIRAIYGRPLFDPEEIRRLGLLPNEYLHYYYHHDALVRRLRASRQTRGEAIGRVAAELRRSLKEAVEHGQDPVPHYQAAIFARRSSYMAAETGAHRDLAMMGGHVEGGYARAALGVIAAMLDPSPRDVIVNTANRGAIEDLGPEDVVEVPCRISASGPTPRPMGPLPASVRELVLRVKAYERATVAAAARRSWHDAVEALAMHPLVPSSEVASGIAEEFRRRHSPHLDYLT, via the coding sequence ATGACCCTCACGGTGATTGGCGGTGGGGGCATGCGCACGCCGCTCCTAATCGGCGGGCTGATCGAACGCCATGCGCGGCTTCCGGTGGAGCGCGTGGTCCTCCACGACGTGGACCCCGAGGCCCTGGAACTGGTGGCGGCCGTCTCGGGCGCGATGCTGAGCAGGGCCAGGCACCCGTTCGAGGTCCGGACAACCACCTCGCTGGAGGAGGCGCTGGAGGCACCCTCATGGGTCATCACCAGCATCCGCGTGGGCGGCCTTGCAGGCCGCGTGGTTGACGAGCAGGTGCCGCTGGCGTGGGGCGTCGTGGGCCAGGAGACAACAGGCCCAGGCGGATGGGCGATGGCGCTGCGCACGATCCCTGTGCTGGCGGATCTGGCCGTGCGCATTCAGGGCCTGCGGCAGTTCGCCTGGATCATCAACTTCACGAACCCGGCAGGCCTGATCACGCAGGCCCTGACCGCCGAAGGGCACCGCGTCATAGGCATCTGCGACGGCCCGCCTGCCCTGGGAGACCGGATCGCCGCTGCGCTGGGCGCGCGGGCGGCCGATATGCGGCTAGACTACCTGGGCCTCAACCACCTGGGATGGGTGCGCGGCGTCCAGATCAGCGGTGCCGAGTGCCTACCCGAGATCCTCGCCAGCAACGATCTGATCCGGGCGATCTATGGGAGGCCCTTGTTCGATCCCGAAGAGATCAGGCGCCTGGGGCTGCTGCCCAATGAGTACCTGCACTACTACTACCACCACGATGCGCTGGTCAGACGCCTGCGCGCCTCTCGCCAAACGCGGGGGGAGGCGATCGGGCGCGTTGCGGCCGAACTGCGCAGGTCGCTCAAGGAGGCCGTCGAGCACGGGCAGGACCCCGTGCCCCACTACCAGGCTGCCATCTTCGCGCGACGGTCATCGTACATGGCCGCCGAGACGGGAGCGCATCGCGACCTGGCCATGATGGGCGGGCACGTGGAGGGTGGGTACGCGCGCGCAGCGCTTGGGGTCATCGCTGCGATGCTCGACCCATCGCCCCGTGATGTGATCGTCAACACTGCCAACCGGGGAGCGATCGAAGACCTGGGGCCCGAGGACGTGGTCGAGGTCCCGTGTCGCATCAGCGCCTCAGGCCCCACACCGCGACCGATGGGCCCACTGCCGGCATCCGTGCGCGAACTCGTCCTCCGCGTCAAGGCCTACGAGCGTGCCACGGTGGCGGCGGCAGCGCGACGGTCGTGGCACGATGCAGTGGAGGCGCTGGCCATGCACCCGCTGGTCCCGTCGTCCGAGGTGGCCTCGGGAATCGCCGAGGAGTTCCGGCGGCGGCATTCCCCTCACCTGGACTACCTCACATAG
- a CDS encoding carbohydrate ABC transporter permease codes for MAGRARGDPRVVLSYLILAAGSVVVAFPFIWMVASSLKPLTEIFDVRFLPTQPTLENYAEVLTRTQFPRWFANSLIIAAITTVSVAFFDALVGYALAKLQFPGRGLIFVLILATLMIPTEMLVIPWYIMSSANGWINTYWGIMFPGLITAFGIFLIRQFMSGVPDELLDAGRIDGVGEFGLFWRIALPQVKPAMAALCIFTFLGNWNAFLWPMIVIQTPNMRTLPVGLALFSGEAGSSWNLIMAGSALAIIPVLLVFLVLQRQIIEGIVLTGLRN; via the coding sequence ATGGCCGGGCGGGCGCGGGGTGACCCGCGGGTCGTGCTCAGCTACCTGATCCTGGCCGCGGGCAGCGTCGTCGTGGCCTTTCCCTTCATCTGGATGGTGGCCAGTTCACTGAAGCCGCTCACGGAGATCTTCGATGTGCGCTTCCTGCCGACGCAGCCCACGCTTGAGAACTACGCGGAGGTGCTCACGCGCACGCAGTTTCCGCGCTGGTTTGCCAACAGCTTGATCATCGCCGCAATCACAACAGTGAGCGTGGCGTTCTTCGACGCGCTGGTCGGCTATGCGCTGGCAAAGCTCCAGTTCCCCGGCAGGGGCCTCATCTTCGTGCTCATACTGGCCACATTGATGATCCCCACCGAGATGCTGGTAATTCCGTGGTACATCATGTCCAGCGCCAACGGGTGGATCAACACCTACTGGGGCATCATGTTCCCTGGACTGATCACCGCCTTCGGCATCTTCTTGATCCGTCAGTTCATGTCGGGCGTGCCCGACGAGCTGCTGGACGCCGGGCGCATAGACGGCGTGGGCGAGTTCGGGCTGTTCTGGCGGATCGCCCTTCCCCAGGTCAAGCCGGCGATGGCTGCGCTGTGCATCTTCACCTTCCTGGGGAACTGGAACGCGTTCCTCTGGCCGATGATCGTGATTCAAACCCCGAACATGCGCACCTTGCCTGTCGGGCTAGCGCTCTTCTCCGGCGAGGCCGGCTCCTCGTGGAACCTGATCATGGCTGGATCGGCCCTGGCGATCATTCCTGTCCTGCTGGTCTTCCTGGTGCTCCAGCGGCAGATCATTGAGGGGATCGTCCTGACCGGGCTCCGAAATTGA
- a CDS encoding amidohydrolase: MPGPATGLPIPVLDFHAHFPARPPEGHADPVRAEYVRRHGEARWAVVQERLDADLAAWRAAWGFPEPEPEPRDGDAGTAARWAEEVERHGLARVVFVTGGGNDRLATVVGSHPDRFMGFAHHDPFAPNAAAELERAVVHLGLRGYKIIAPLHEQRLDDGRLAPLWEAAERLGIPVLVHFGPLRYQGIVAGPNISPLVLQDVARGFPGVPFVVPHLGCGYPRELLHLMWVCGNVSVDTSGSNEWMRWMPYDLDLKSLLRRFLDTAGAERVIFGSDSSWFPRGFARRYLDEQYKACCELGVSEDDLRLIFFGNAARLLDLVPCFQGSQEGSPGAAG, from the coding sequence ATGCCTGGCCCAGCCACCGGACTCCCGATTCCGGTGCTCGACTTCCACGCCCATTTCCCGGCCAGGCCGCCAGAAGGCCATGCCGATCCCGTGCGGGCCGAGTACGTTCGGCGCCACGGCGAGGCCAGGTGGGCCGTGGTCCAAGAGCGGCTCGATGCGGACCTCGCGGCATGGCGCGCGGCCTGGGGGTTCCCGGAACCAGAACCAGAACCCAGAGACGGTGACGCGGGGACGGCGGCACGGTGGGCAGAAGAGGTGGAACGCCACGGCCTGGCGCGCGTTGTCTTCGTGACCGGCGGAGGCAACGACCGACTGGCCACCGTGGTCGGAAGCCACCCCGACCGTTTCATGGGATTCGCGCACCACGATCCGTTTGCCCCGAACGCGGCCGCCGAGCTGGAGCGGGCGGTCGTCCACCTGGGGCTGCGCGGATACAAGATCATCGCCCCGCTGCACGAGCAGCGGCTCGACGACGGCCGGCTCGCGCCCCTGTGGGAAGCAGCGGAGCGTCTGGGGATACCGGTGCTGGTGCACTTTGGCCCGCTCCGGTACCAGGGCATCGTAGCCGGGCCCAACATCAGCCCGCTCGTGCTGCAGGACGTGGCGCGGGGGTTCCCGGGCGTCCCCTTTGTGGTCCCGCACCTGGGATGCGGCTACCCGCGCGAGCTCCTCCACCTGATGTGGGTGTGCGGGAACGTCAGCGTGGACACCTCGGGCAGCAACGAGTGGATGCGCTGGATGCCCTACGACCTGGATCTCAAATCACTGCTCCGACGGTTCCTCGACACCGCGGGCGCGGAGCGAGTCATCTTCGGCTCTGACTCCTCCTGGTTCCCAAGGGGGTTCGCGCGCCGCTACCTGGACGAGCAGTACAAAGCGTGCTGCGAACTCGGGGTCTCGGAAGATGACCTGCGGCTGATCTTCTTCGGCAACGCCGCGCGGCTGCTGGACCTCGTGCCCTGCTTCCAGGGGAGCCAGGAAGGAAGCCCGGGGGCAGCCGGCTAA
- a CDS encoding carbohydrate kinase family protein, whose translation MRRSIKATPPEVLVAGGIYCDLIFSGLGAMPGLGEEVRTQQFTMTVGGGAFITAAGLARLRVRTGLVAYVGADLLGRFQLQHLRRAGVDTSWVTRHAELGAGLSVAFSTATDRGFLTHPGCAAKTGELLDAWPWTGSKRIRHVHFAGMPEPFAARLPLLDRLRSEGITTSLDIGWNPAQYDSVEFCDVVRRVTIFMPSWSDARWFTGCEEPDAALEVLAGFVNVPVIKLGPEGAVGVHEGRPLRVSPPAVAAMETTGAGDAFDAGFLWAYLRGDAVDRCLLAGNICGALSTRAPGGTAAFPTLRELRAAMATRC comes from the coding sequence ATGCGACGGTCAATCAAGGCCACGCCGCCCGAGGTCCTTGTCGCGGGCGGCATCTACTGCGACCTGATCTTCTCAGGGCTGGGCGCGATGCCGGGGCTGGGCGAGGAGGTACGCACGCAGCAGTTCACCATGACCGTCGGCGGCGGCGCCTTCATCACCGCGGCAGGACTGGCGCGCCTGCGCGTGCGCACCGGTCTCGTCGCCTACGTCGGCGCAGACCTGCTGGGCCGCTTTCAGTTGCAGCACCTGCGCCGGGCAGGCGTGGACACATCGTGGGTCACGCGGCACGCGGAGCTGGGTGCCGGCCTGTCCGTGGCCTTCTCCACCGCGACCGACCGCGGCTTCCTGACACACCCCGGATGCGCGGCCAAGACCGGGGAGTTGCTGGACGCCTGGCCGTGGACCGGCAGCAAGCGGATCAGGCACGTGCACTTCGCCGGCATGCCAGAGCCGTTCGCTGCGCGGCTACCGCTGCTCGACCGGTTGCGATCCGAGGGAATCACCACCTCGCTGGACATCGGCTGGAACCCGGCGCAATATGATTCGGTGGAGTTTTGCGATGTGGTGCGGCGTGTGACGATCTTCATGCCCTCCTGGAGCGATGCCCGGTGGTTCACGGGGTGCGAGGAGCCGGACGCCGCGCTGGAGGTGCTGGCCGGCTTCGTGAACGTGCCGGTGATCAAGCTGGGACCCGAAGGCGCTGTCGGGGTGCACGAGGGGCGCCCGTTGCGGGTCAGCCCGCCCGCGGTGGCCGCGATGGAAACCACCGGTGCGGGCGACGCCTTCGACGCCGGCTTCCTCTGGGCCTACCTGCGCGGTGATGCGGTGGACCGCTGCCTGCTGGCCGGGAACATCTGCGGCGCGCTCTCGACCCGGGCGCCGGGCGGAACCGCGGCCTTTCCGACACTTCGGGAACTGCGTGCCGCGATGGCAACGCGATGCTAG
- a CDS encoding sugar ABC transporter permease, translating into MVTQVAAARPLRRGLRIGQQRALWAYLFLAVPLLFFAGIRILPAISSLYISVHEWNIISPVRPYVGLANFQTLSGDPRFAHAAINTVRYVLVGIPAQMVLGLGLALLLQRIVRFRGLFRALYFMPFITPIVAASWVWQWMYSQHLGPLNKILLGVGLPAQGFLRDPDQALYAVAAMVVWQYLGFQVVIFLAGLEAIPRVYYEAAQVDGATGWRLFWRITLPLLNPTIVFSVVYSTIVYLQLFTQVLNMTFQDQGGPLATTLTLVLYVYQLGFQRFRMGEAAAATAILFVVILTITLLQMKILSKPVEY; encoded by the coding sequence ATGGTTACTCAGGTGGCCGCGGCGCGTCCGCTGCGGCGAGGGCTGCGCATAGGGCAGCAGCGGGCGCTGTGGGCCTACCTTTTCCTGGCAGTCCCGCTGCTGTTCTTCGCGGGAATCAGGATCCTGCCGGCCATCTCCTCGCTGTACATCAGCGTCCACGAGTGGAACATAATCTCGCCGGTCCGTCCCTACGTCGGCCTGGCTAACTTCCAGACCCTGTCCGGCGATCCGCGATTCGCGCACGCCGCGATCAACACGGTGCGTTATGTGCTTGTGGGGATCCCGGCGCAGATGGTCCTGGGTCTTGGGCTGGCGCTCCTGCTGCAACGTATCGTCAGGTTCCGCGGCCTCTTCCGGGCCCTGTACTTCATGCCGTTCATAACGCCCATCGTGGCGGCAAGTTGGGTGTGGCAGTGGATGTACTCCCAGCACCTCGGCCCTCTAAACAAGATCCTGCTGGGGGTGGGGCTGCCGGCTCAGGGGTTCCTGCGCGATCCAGACCAGGCCCTCTACGCCGTCGCCGCGATGGTGGTCTGGCAGTACCTGGGGTTCCAGGTGGTCATCTTCCTCGCCGGCTTGGAAGCGATACCGCGCGTCTACTACGAAGCCGCCCAGGTGGATGGCGCCACCGGCTGGCGGTTGTTCTGGCGGATCACGCTGCCGCTTCTGAACCCAACCATCGTCTTCTCCGTGGTGTACAGCACGATCGTGTACCTGCAGCTGTTCACGCAGGTGCTCAACATGACGTTTCAGGACCAGGGCGGCCCGCTGGCCACCACGCTCACGCTCGTGCTCTATGTCTATCAGCTTGGATTCCAGCGGTTCAGGATGGGGGAGGCCGCGGCCGCGACCGCCATCCTGTTCGTGGTCATCCTCACGATCACGCTGCTGCAGATGAAGATCCTGTCCAAACCGGTGGAGTACTGA
- a CDS encoding ABC transporter substrate-binding protein: MRRFTWVTIALLVVCLGTTMVPPAGAQPASGTIVLYTSVPQEMATEFAGAFMRKHPQIKLEVLRSGSTEIEMRIFAEIETGGIRADLLWLADAPIFITLRDRGLLLAYRSPEARHVPEQFRDRGNNFIAGRLINMVIAVNTTLIPMRAAPKSWSDFPKFGKTAAMPNPLYSGSVFVTVATFVQKYGWAWFERARKENIQVLRGNTEVARALAAREFGVGMTLDFMVYGMIQDGAPLAIIWPEEGAVSVPSPVAIIKSSKNPEAARRFVDYAISVEGQKFLASKGVVPVREDVDPPKGQPRASEIKTLPIPFEWAAKNAVDIRTRFEQIMMR, encoded by the coding sequence ATGCGCAGGTTCACCTGGGTGACAATTGCCCTGCTTGTCGTCTGCTTGGGCACGACGATGGTCCCGCCCGCCGGTGCTCAGCCGGCCTCGGGAACCATCGTGCTGTACACGTCGGTTCCGCAGGAGATGGCCACCGAGTTCGCCGGGGCGTTCATGCGGAAGCACCCGCAGATCAAGCTGGAGGTGCTGCGGTCGGGCAGCACCGAGATCGAGATGCGGATCTTCGCCGAGATTGAGACCGGCGGCATCCGGGCCGACCTGCTGTGGCTCGCGGACGCGCCGATCTTCATCACCCTGCGCGACAGGGGGCTGCTGCTGGCCTACCGCTCCCCTGAGGCGCGGCATGTGCCCGAGCAGTTCCGCGATCGCGGCAACAACTTCATTGCTGGCCGGTTGATCAACATGGTCATCGCGGTGAACACCACGCTGATCCCGATGCGCGCGGCGCCGAAATCCTGGAGCGACTTCCCCAAGTTCGGCAAGACCGCGGCCATGCCCAATCCTCTCTACTCCGGATCGGTCTTCGTGACCGTGGCGACCTTCGTGCAGAAGTACGGCTGGGCATGGTTTGAGCGCGCGCGCAAGGAGAACATCCAGGTGCTGCGGGGGAACACGGAGGTGGCGCGCGCGCTGGCCGCGCGCGAGTTCGGCGTGGGCATGACGCTGGACTTCATGGTATACGGCATGATCCAGGACGGCGCACCACTGGCGATCATCTGGCCCGAGGAGGGCGCGGTCTCGGTTCCGAGCCCGGTTGCCATTATCAAGTCGAGCAAGAACCCCGAGGCCGCGCGGCGCTTCGTGGACTACGCGATCAGCGTGGAAGGCCAGAAGTTCCTGGCCTCCAAGGGCGTGGTGCCGGTGCGCGAGGACGTGGATCCCCCCAAGGGCCAACCCCGGGCCTCGGAGATCAAGACGCTGCCGATCCCGTTCGAGTGGGCGGCGAAGAACGCGGTCGATATCCGCACGCGGTTCGAGCAGATCATGATGCGCTGA
- a CDS encoding helix-turn-helix transcriptional regulator, whose protein sequence is MRSRLEFGRAIETLRASRNLSREEAATLARISHSYLSEIERGLKRPSTDIVTKIARAFGMKGSALLQYVEELSAPLPEEEPQARAVQLPLKRGRPLALFSNDQAAAARPGRRRRGPAVAEDQGDLSLNELLVIARRLAESDRAALLQMARHLLRRKA, encoded by the coding sequence ATGCGGTCACGGCTGGAGTTCGGTCGGGCCATCGAGACCCTGCGGGCATCCAGGAACCTCTCGCGCGAGGAGGCCGCCACGCTGGCCCGGATCTCCCACTCGTACCTGTCGGAGATCGAGCGGGGGCTCAAGCGTCCGTCCACCGACATCGTCACCAAGATCGCGCGTGCCTTCGGGATGAAGGGCAGCGCCTTGCTCCAGTACGTCGAGGAGCTCTCCGCTCCCCTGCCGGAAGAAGAGCCCCAGGCCCGGGCGGTGCAGCTTCCCTTGAAGCGGGGACGGCCCCTGGCTCTCTTCTCCAACGACCAGGCCGCCGCTGCCAGGCCTGGGCGCCGGCGACGCGGGCCTGCGGTCGCCGAGGACCAGGGAGACCTCTCGCTCAACGAGCTGCTGGTCATAGCCCGGCGCCTCGCCGAGAGCGACCGCGCGGCGCTGCTGCAAATGGCCAGGCACCTGCTGCGCCGCAAAGCATAA
- a CDS encoding MurR/RpiR family transcriptional regulator, with protein sequence MQKALHTRPLPEAIDAAYARLSPSQRRLAEYLLASYDDAAFLTSTELARRLETSDSTVVRFARALGYQGYPDLRAALADLIRAGRTTHSGRMASALQRLRTDASPLARLLDQDLAALGELRRTLSPNLITEIARRLRAARTVYVLGLGISRSLAHFVAFRLRRTGMHVETITHGGTEAWEVLFRISRRDVMLAVGFFRGYQDIVRALRYAQGKGVHTIVFTDTPDSPLAAHATRLVVARRGDLAVVNSLVVPMAVLNLLTVAMALQMPGDAVGKLQAWDRLRAVFEDSPPRAQEGSQGNE encoded by the coding sequence GTGCAGAAGGCGCTGCATACCCGCCCGCTCCCCGAGGCGATTGACGCGGCCTACGCGCGCCTCTCGCCATCCCAGCGCAGGCTGGCCGAGTACCTGCTCGCAAGCTACGATGATGCGGCCTTCCTGACCTCCACCGAACTCGCGCGGCGCCTCGAGACCAGCGACTCCACGGTGGTGCGATTCGCCCGGGCCCTGGGCTACCAGGGCTATCCGGACCTGCGCGCAGCGCTGGCCGACCTGATCCGTGCCGGCAGGACCACACACAGCGGGCGCATGGCCTCAGCCCTGCAGCGCCTGCGCACGGATGCCTCCCCTCTGGCCCGGCTGCTGGATCAGGACCTGGCCGCGCTGGGCGAGTTGCGCCGCACGCTGTCGCCCAACCTCATCACCGAGATCGCCCGCCGCCTGCGCGCTGCCCGCACGGTGTACGTACTCGGCCTGGGGATCTCGCGATCGCTGGCGCACTTCGTCGCCTTCAGGCTGCGCCGCACGGGAATGCACGTCGAGACGATCACACACGGCGGAACCGAGGCCTGGGAGGTGCTGTTCCGCATCTCACGCAGGGATGTGATGCTGGCAGTAGGTTTCTTTCGGGGCTACCAGGACATCGTACGGGCCCTGCGCTACGCGCAGGGCAAGGGAGTGCACACCATCGTCTTCACCGATACGCCCGATTCGCCGCTGGCCGCACATGCGACGCGTCTCGTGGTGGCCCGTCGCGGGGATCTGGCCGTCGTCAATTCGCTGGTGGTGCCCATGGCCGTACTGAACCTTCTGACCGTGGCGATGGCACTACAGATGCCCGGCGACGCCGTGGGCAAGCTCCAGGCCTGGGACCGCCTGCGGGCGGTTTTTGAGGACTCCCCGCCGCGGGCTCAGGAGGGAAGTCAGGGGAACGAATGA
- a CDS encoding extracellular solute-binding protein: MIVGAVVLAIPATGLSQPRVTITYWQYFFESKVKLVDQLIAQFEAQHPGVKVAHEHFPYDAYNQKVASAVPAGQGPDVINLFYGWVPLYVDSGYLQPLPPDAFPPVQIERDYVPMIKASRLDGKYWAIPTAVRSLAMFYNADLFRAAAVVRPPVTWEEFQAAAERLTARDDRGRITTMGFGVAPSGQDHHLLREVLFRQWGASPYSADNRRVTYATPAGAEALRWYTELITKSKVGAIDFFPGAGGYRNAFMAGRAGMIVDGSFAIGAIRRGTRASWGVAPLPGRTIGGAPSNFGSYWVHGLTARAQGPRREAAIQFLKFLVSEQTQRLWLDAVGELPAYKRLVEDPRLGADPVMGPFVSALPHARATFFVDEAAQRQVLVDAVNEVVLNNKPPRQALEEAAAKEQKVLDEFWAKRKRP, translated from the coding sequence ATCATCGTGGGCGCTGTGGTCCTGGCAATACCGGCTACGGGCCTCAGCCAGCCGCGGGTGACGATTACCTACTGGCAGTACTTCTTCGAAAGCAAGGTCAAGCTCGTGGACCAGCTCATAGCCCAGTTCGAGGCCCAGCACCCCGGCGTCAAGGTTGCCCACGAGCACTTCCCCTACGACGCATACAACCAGAAAGTGGCCAGCGCCGTTCCGGCAGGACAGGGCCCGGACGTGATCAACCTTTTCTACGGCTGGGTACCGCTCTACGTGGACAGCGGCTACCTGCAGCCGCTGCCACCCGATGCGTTCCCGCCCGTGCAGATCGAACGCGACTACGTCCCCATGATCAAGGCATCAAGGCTCGACGGGAAGTATTGGGCGATCCCGACGGCTGTGCGCAGTCTGGCCATGTTCTACAACGCCGATCTGTTCAGGGCGGCCGCGGTAGTGCGGCCGCCGGTCACCTGGGAGGAGTTCCAGGCCGCCGCCGAGCGGCTGACCGCGCGTGACGACCGCGGCCGGATTACCACGATGGGCTTCGGCGTGGCGCCTTCCGGGCAGGACCATCACCTGCTGCGCGAGGTTCTGTTCCGGCAGTGGGGCGCCTCCCCGTACAGCGCCGACAACCGGCGCGTGACCTACGCGACGCCTGCCGGAGCCGAGGCCCTGCGCTGGTACACAGAGCTGATCACCAAGTCCAAGGTGGGCGCCATTGACTTCTTCCCAGGCGCCGGTGGGTATCGCAACGCGTTCATGGCCGGCCGGGCAGGGATGATCGTTGACGGCTCTTTTGCGATCGGCGCCATCCGGCGCGGGACACGGGCCTCCTGGGGCGTCGCGCCGCTGCCCGGGCGCACGATAGGCGGGGCGCCTTCCAACTTCGGATCGTACTGGGTCCACGGCCTTACCGCGCGCGCGCAGGGACCGCGCCGGGAGGCGGCCATCCAGTTCCTGAAGTTCCTTGTTTCAGAGCAAACGCAGCGCCTGTGGCTGGACGCTGTGGGCGAGCTCCCGGCCTACAAACGGCTTGTGGAGGATCCGCGCCTGGGCGCCGACCCGGTGATGGGCCCGTTCGTCTCGGCGCTGCCCCACGCGCGCGCCACCTTCTTCGTGGACGAGGCGGCGCAGCGGCAGGTGCTGGTGGACGCGGTCAACGAGGTGGTGCTGAACAACAAGCCGCCCAGGCAGGCGCTCGAGGAAGCCGCGGCCAAGGAGCAGAAGGTCCTCGACGAGTTCTGGGCCAAGCGCAAGCGGCCGTAG
- the argF gene encoding ornithine carbamoyltransferase — protein MAFNLRNRSFLKELDFTPQEIRFLLDLSLDLKKARYAGTEQQRLKGKNIVLIFEKASTRTRCAFETAAFDQGAHVTYLEPTGSQMGSKESIRDTARVLGRMYDGIEYRGFGQQIVEDLAKYAGVPVWNGLTNEFHPTQILADLLTMMEHCDKPLSQIKFAYLGDARFNMGNSYLVGAAKTGMDFRSVAPRSLQQNPQLVEQARDIAKETGARISLTEDVDEGVRGCDFIATDVWVSMGEPADVWRDRISLLKPYQVNRAVMEKSGNPNVKFLHCLPSFHNRETKIGEEIYQKFGLEAMEVTDEVFESGASVVFDEAENRVHTIKAVMVATLGS, from the coding sequence ATGGCCTTCAATCTCAGGAACAGGAGTTTCCTCAAGGAACTCGATTTCACACCGCAGGAGATCAGGTTTCTACTGGATCTCTCGCTGGATCTCAAGAAGGCCCGCTATGCGGGGACGGAGCAACAGCGCCTCAAGGGTAAGAACATAGTTCTGATCTTCGAGAAGGCCTCCACGCGAACCCGCTGTGCTTTCGAGACCGCGGCATTTGACCAGGGTGCCCACGTGACCTACCTCGAGCCCACGGGCTCTCAGATGGGGTCCAAGGAGTCCATTCGGGATACGGCTCGGGTCCTTGGGAGGATGTATGACGGGATCGAGTACAGGGGGTTTGGCCAGCAGATAGTGGAGGACCTGGCCAAGTACGCGGGCGTGCCCGTTTGGAACGGCCTGACCAACGAGTTCCATCCGACCCAGATCCTGGCCGACCTGCTCACCATGATGGAGCACTGCGACAAGCCCCTGAGCCAGATCAAGTTCGCGTACCTCGGGGATGCGCGGTTCAACATGGGCAATTCCTATCTCGTTGGAGCCGCAAAGACGGGTATGGACTTCCGGTCCGTTGCTCCCCGGAGTCTCCAGCAGAATCCTCAACTGGTGGAACAGGCAAGGGACATCGCCAAAGAGACGGGGGCAAGGATCTCCCTCACCGAGGATGTGGACGAGGGCGTAAGGGGATGCGATTTCATCGCCACGGACGTCTGGGTCTCCATGGGAGAGCCGGCGGACGTCTGGAGGGACCGGATCAGCCTCCTGAAGCCCTACCAGGTCAACCGGGCGGTCATGGAGAAGAGCGGCAACCCGAACGTGAAGTTCCTTCACTGCCTGCCGTCTTTCCACAACCGGGAGACCAAGATCGGCGAGGAGATCTACCAGAAGTTCGGGCTGGAGGCCATGGAGGTAACCGATGAGGTCTTTGAGTCCGGCGCGTCGGTCGTGTTCGATGAGGCCGAGAACAGGGTGCACACCATAAAGGCCGTGATGGTCGCCACCCTTGGAAGCTAG